From Mobula hypostoma chromosome 8, sMobHyp1.1, whole genome shotgun sequence, the proteins below share one genomic window:
- the socs5a gene encoding suppressor of cytokine signaling 5a, with the protein MDKVGKMWSSLKYRCQNFFVNDGGGPNENVLNCSSCSVGKSTNAHVDELPQQELGDSMNGNGVTTLLTDTCVAMDRRNGNCVSHIPEVVEADLDKENDNLAAESESHLVRRDSYSRHAPWGGKKKHSCSTKTQMSFETVKRFSRTRSGLQRRERRYGVSSIHDMESLSNRGMTRPSIRQRFQETVGLCFPLRTHNKQPKNLLSSRRKILLSELMLEKCPFPAGSDLAQKWHLIKQHTAPVSSQSTCWLETLDPTFSSTEDEEDRLRERRRLSIEEGVDPPPNALIHTFEATAQINQTYKLGPKLAPGMSELPGDSRGVTNGDWDLEEDSTTLCLQARKQKTRQMPGENIGLAARPGPWKVHTQIDYIHCLVPDLLQITSNPCYWGVMDRYEAEALLDGKPEGTFLLRDSAQEDYLFSVSFRRYNRSLHARIEQWNHNFSFDAHDPCVFHSSTVTGLLEHYKDPSSCMFFEPLLTVPLTRTLPFSLQYICRAAICCCTTYDGIDALPLPPPLQEYLKEYHYKQKVRVRWLEREPSKVK; encoded by the coding sequence ATGGATAAAGTTGGAAAGATGTGGAGCAGTTTGAAGTACCGATGTCAGAATTTTTTTGTTAATGACGGTGGAGGCCCAAATGAAAATGTTTTGAACTGTTCAagttgttctgttggtaaaagcACAAATGCACATGTCGATGAACTGCCTCAGCAGGAATTAGGAGATTCAATGAATGGAAATGGAGTTACAACATTACTTACAGACACATGTGTGGCCATGGACAGAAGAAATGGAAACTGTGTATCTCACATCCCAGAGGTTGTTGAAGCAGATTTGGATAAAGAAAATGATAACTTGGCTGCTGAATCAGAATCTCATCTTGTTCGAAGAGACTCTTATTCTCGTCATGCTCCTTGGGGAGGGAAGAAGAAACACTCCTGCTCTACAAAAACCCAAATGTCATTTGAAACAGTTAAGCGCTTTAGTAGAACAAGATCTGGTTTACAAAGGCGGGAAAGACGATATGGTGTAAGTTCCATCCATGACATGGAGAGTTTGTCTAATCGTGGTATGACACGTCCATCTATACGCCAGCGTTTCCAGGAAACTGTAGGTCTCTGTTTTCCATTACGGACACATAATAAACAGCCAAAGAACTTGTTGTCAAGTAGGCGAAAAATTTTGCTGTCTGAACTGATGCTTGAAAAATGTCCTTTTCCCGCTGGGTCAGATCTAGCCCAAAAATGGCATCTTATTAAGCAACATACAGCTCCTGTGAGCTCACAGTCAACCTGTTGGCTTGAAACACTTGATCCTACTTTTTCTTCTACAGAAGATGAAGAAGATAGGCTTAGGGAAAGACGAAGGCTTAGTATTGAAGAAGGGGTTGATCCTCCTCCCAATGCCCTTATACACACTTTTGAAGCAACTGCACAAATTAATCAAACATACAAGCTGGGACCAAAGTTAGCACCTGGAATGAGTGAGCTTCCTGGTGACAGTCGTGGAGTGACAAATGGTGACTGGGACTTGGAAGAGGATTCAACTACTCTTTGTCTCCAAGCACGGAAACAGAAAACACGGCAGATGCCAGGAGAAAATATTGGTCTTGCTGCTAGACCTGGGCCCTGGAAAGTCCACACACAAATTGATTACATTCATTGCCTGGTTCCAGATTTGCTTCAGATTACAAGTAACCCTTGTTATTGGGGGGTCATGGATCGTTACGAAGCTGAGGCCCTCCTTGATggcaagcctgaaggcacatttcTACTCAGGGACTCAGCACAAGAGGACTACCTCTTCTCAGTGAGCTTCCGTCGTTATAACCGCTCCTTGCATGCCAGGATTGAGCAGTGGAATCACAATTTTAGTTTTGATGCCCATGACCCCTGTGTTTTCCACTCCTCCACGGTAACTGGCCTCCTGGAACATTATAAGGATCCTAGTTCATGCATGTTTTTTGAACCTTTGCTGACCGTTCCACTGACCAGGACTCTTCCCTTCAGCTTGCAGTACATCTGCCGTGCGGCCATTTGTTGTTGTACAACATATGATGGAATAGATGCACTTCCACTTCCCCCACCTCTACAAGAGTATCTGAAAGAGTACCACTATAAACAAAAAGTACGAGTGCGATGGTTAGAACGCGAACCATCAAAGGTTAAATAA